The Amycolatopsis sp. DG1A-15b genome contains the following window.
CGGCGGGCGCGTGGGCGAGCAGCACCAGCCCGGACGACGACGCGTGCAGCGGCAGCCGCCCGGCCACCCGGGTCACGTTGACGATCGCGCCGGGCGCCGAGAGCCGCTCGACGAACAGCACCTCGCGGTCCTCGAGGACCGCGAGCTGGGTGTGGTGCCCGACGACGGCGTGCAGGTCCTCCATGAACGGCATCGCCGCTTCGCGCAGCCCGAGCGTCGGCGAGGCGCGGGACGCCAGCTCCCACAGCCGGACGCCCACGCGGATCTTCCGGTCGGAGTCACGCCGCAGCCAGCCGTGCCCCACCAGCTCTTCGACCAGCCGCGACGCCGTCGCGACGTGCAGGTTCGCGCCCCGCGCGATGTCGGTGACGCGCAGCGCCGGCGTGTCCGGCCCGAACGTCTCGAAGATGCGGACGACGCGCGAGAGCACGGACTCGCCCTCCGGCGGCTTCACCACTTGAGCAGTGTGCCCCACCGGAGCGGCGGGGCACACCGCCGACGGTCACGGCAGGGCGTTCAGGAACGGCTCGTGGCTGTTCTGGAACTCCCAGCTGTAGTACTTGTCCCAGTTGATCGACCACGTCATCAGCCCGCGGAAGCCGGGTGAGGTCCCGCCGCGCAGCGTGTACGAGCCGCAGCCATTGCCCTTGACCAGGCAGTTCACCGCAGCCTGAACTTCGGCGGGTGAGGTGTGGCCGTTGCCGGCGCTGACGGCGGCGGGCAGCCCGATCGCGATCTGGTCCGGGCGCAGGCCGGGGAAGAACTGCCCGGTGTTCGCGACGGTGAAGCCGGCCTTGAGCATGTCGGTCATCGCGATGTGGAACTCGGCGCCGCCCATGTTGTGGTACTGGTTGTCGAGGCCCATGACCGGGCCGGAGTTGTAGTCCTGGACGTGCAGCACGGTGAGCGAGTCCCGCAGGGCGTGGATGACGGGGAGGTAGGCGCCGGTCCGCGCGTCACCGGCGCCGGAGCCGCCGTAGAACTGGTAGCCGACCTGCACGAAGAACGTCTCGGGCGCCATGGTGAGCACGAACCCCGAGCCGTACTTGGCCTTGAGCGTCTTCAGCGCGGAGATCAGGTTGACGATGACGGGCGTGGTCGGGTTGCGGAAGTCGGTGTCGCCGGCGTTGAGCGACAGCGAGTGGCCTTCGAAGTCGACGTCGAGGCCGTTGAGGCCGTACTTGTCGATGATGGCGGAGACGGAGCTGACGAACTTGTCCCGCGCGGCGGTGGTGGTCAGCTGGACCTGGCCGTTCTGCCCGCCGATGGAGATGAGGACCTTCTTGCCCTGCGCCTGTTTGGCCTTGATGGCGGCGGTGAAGTCGGCGTCGCTCTCGACGTTCGGGCATTCGGTGGCCGGGC
Protein-coding sequences here:
- a CDS encoding IclR family transcriptional regulator — its product is MKPPEGESVLSRVVRIFETFGPDTPALRVTDIARGANLHVATASRLVEELVGHGWLRRDSDRKIRVGVRLWELASRASPTLGLREAAMPFMEDLHAVVGHHTQLAVLEDREVLFVERLSAPGAIVNVTRVAGRLPLHASSSGLVLLAHAPADLQEQVLAGPLEAFRRTTLTEPVRLRRFLADVRRNGYAFCAGFIDEETTGIAVPLRGPSGEVVAALSVIVPNDRNARTQIPALRAAARGISRAMGNSSH